The following are from one region of the Sorghum bicolor cultivar BTx623 chromosome 2, Sorghum_bicolor_NCBIv3, whole genome shotgun sequence genome:
- the LOC8062733 gene encoding PP2A regulatory subunit TAP46, whose protein sequence is MGVAGGSRLRRSAAGRERRTELAHWTRVLAMRELDIWKAAETKLQEIRERKERCGRSLRAAALSAPIEAGEEDDLEDDGEEEREAWLATISLALCKAFDLLDMLKKEEEMLLAVKERKAKVWYDHLAVVLPLRDATLETSSGVNILFVLTSSARTYT, encoded by the exons ATGGGAGTGGCTGGTGGAAGTAGGTTGCGGCGGTCAGCCGCTGGCCGTGAGCGTAGGACAGAACTGGCTCATTGGACAAGGGTATTGGCAATGAG AGAATTAGATATCTGGAAGGCTGCAGAAACGAAGCTCCAAGAGAtcagagagagaaaagaaaggtGTGGACGCTCATTGAGAGCAGCTGCTTTATCTGCCCCAATTGAAGCTGGAGAGGAAGATGACCTGGAGGATGATGGAGAGGAAGAAAGAGAG GCTTGGTTAGCTACCATCTCATTGGCTCTCTGCAAG GCGTTTGATCTTCTCGACATGCtaaagaaggaagaagaaatgCTTCTAGCTGTAAAGGAAAGGAAGGCAAAG GTTTGGTATGACCACCTTGCAGTGGTACTACCTCTCAGAGATGCAACTCTAGAAACCAGTTCAGGAGTCAATATCCTTTTTGTGTTGACCAGTTCAGCAAGGACTTATACATAG
- the LOC8062734 gene encoding uncharacterized protein LOC8062734, with protein MLQQPPMDHGDGSSSSCWRGCRDKESSYGHCPPPPPPPPLHSARCLCLYLLLSLTLLLAVAAALLAVFVTRLKKPAFYLQSIQMDRSFSLTTTSSNRSANGTAAAAAPPACAVASLVFAAQNLNGIGIRYGATVLDVAYANESVGAMDVPAFYQPPRSANVTVLMHALLAQRNVTRLLVSELSAQRSYMEIRVAGRIDARTHIMNFPLPKIQFSLDCRFGTNYTDIVLREAIEPVMTRKALLVPSLPHLSQKCSIKINMKPRRVKGTSLDDLGC; from the exons ATGCTGCAGCAGCCACCAATGGATCATGGTGAcggtagcagcagcagctgctggcgTGGCTGTCGCGACAAGGAGAGCAGCTATGGCCactgtcctcctcctcctcctcctcctcctcttcactcAGCTAGATGCCTCTGCCTCTACCTGCTCCTCTCGCTGACCCTCctgctcgccgtcgccgccgcgctgCTCGCCGTCTTCGTGACGAGGCTCAAGAAGCCGGCCTTCTACCTGCAGTCCATCCAGATGGACAGGTCCTTCAGcctgacgacgacgtcgtcgaaCCGCAGCGCGAacgggacggcggcggcggcggcgccgccggcgtGCGCGGTGGCGTCGCTGGTGTTCGCGGCGCAGAACCTGAACGGGATCGGGATACGGTACGGCGCGACGGTGCTGGACGTGGCGTACGCGAACGAGTCCGTGGGCGCCATGGACGTGCCGGCGTTCTACCAGCCCCCGCGGAGCGCCAACGTGACGGTGCTCATGCACGCCCTGCTCGCGCAGCGGAACGTGACGCGGCTCCTCGTCAGCGAGCTGTCGGCGCAGAGGAGCTACATGGAGATCAGGGTCGCCGGCCGCATCGACGCCCGGACGCACATCATGAACTTCCCTCTTCCAAAAATTCAG tTTTCGCTGGATTGTAGATTTGGAACTAACTACACCGACATTGTGCTACGGGAAGCAATCGAGCCCGTGATGACACGCAAG GCTCTCCTCGTACCTTCACTGCCCCATCTCTCGCAAAAGTGCTCTATCAAGATTAACATGAAGCCAAGACGAGTAAAGGGAACAAGTCTTGATGATTTAGGTTGCTGA